The proteins below come from a single Fusarium verticillioides 7600 chromosome 3, whole genome shotgun sequence genomic window:
- a CDS encoding diphthamide biosynthesis protein 2: MASDLSGPPVLSTPDDHILEVPAADSIPKSTLSDDALRETYEVVRTADEIRTGGWRRIGLQFPDFMLVDAPRVVEALSKELSAHDAQEEGKAERRIYILADSSYSACCVDEIAAEHVSAEVVVHYGRTCLSPTSHLPAIYVYTTHDLDYKVTMEEIKKEFSDKTVKLVIMADLTYQNHVDKVVSLLKDEGYTDVVSTAVTRDPAALIPNRKILSDEAYDDQHWKAYSIIHISDPPSALLLALYSRFASLHVLATPSSTLENPTIRTAGLLRRRFAKVLSLASAGVIGILVNTLSVANYLSSINTLRDKIARADKKSYTIVVGKLNPAKLANFAEIEGWVVVGCWESGLVEDDAGYWRPVITPFELEVALMSEDERVWGGEWWGGIEKLGLNDKPQDAVNESKVTALPEEDQFDDVAGGVEGEESAPPEFDMRTGKLISSGRPMRLPIRNGPSAANATEAISDGAAGAAKQNDALIKRSVGELASINGVASPGAEFLRSGRTWQGLGTDFDNEASTLVEQGRSGVARGYQVGESDKH; encoded by the coding sequence ATGGCGTCCGATCTCTCGGGCCCTCCCGTCCTCTCGACTCCCGACGACCACATCCTCGAAGTTCCCGCCGCCGACTCCATCCCCAAATCCACACTCTCCGACGATGCCCTCCGCGAAACGTACGAGGTTGTTCGCACAGCAGATGAGATCCGCACTGGAGGATGGAGGCGCATCGGCTTACAGTTCCCGGACTTTATGCTGGTAGACGCTCCTCGTGTTGTAGAGGCTCTGTCGAAGGAACTCAGCGCACACGATGCGCAGGAAGAGGGCAAGGCTGAGAGGAGGATATACATTCTTGCGGATAGCAGTTACAGCGCCTGCTGTGTTGACGAGATAGCTGCAGAGCATGTTTCAGCAGAGGTGGTAGTCCATTACGGTCGAACGTGTCTCAGTCCCACGAGTCATCTTCCTGCGATATACGTTTACACTACACATGACCTTGATTACAAGGTGACAATGGAGGaaatcaagaaggagttcaGCGACAAGACTGTGAAGCTGGTTATAATGGCCGATCTGACATATCAAAATCACGTTGACAAAGTGGTTTCCCTCCTCAAAGACGAAGGCTATACGGATGTGGTTTCCACAGCAGTCACACGCGACCCTGCTGCCTTGATACCCAACCGCAAGATCCTCTCCGACGAAGCTTATGACGACCAACATTGGAAGGCCTACTCAATCATCCACATCTCCGACCCGCCCTCTGCACTTCTCCTCGCTCTATACTCACGATTTGCCTCATTACACGTTCTCGCgacgccatcttcaacactcGAGAACCCCACCATCCGTACAGCCGGTCTCCTTCGACGTCGATTTGCGAAGGTGCTGTCGCTCGCTTCTGCTGGTGTCATCGGTATTCTTGTAAACACACTATCGGTCGCAAACTACCTCAGCTCAATCAATACTCTGCGCGACAAGATCGCTCGTGCGGACAAGAAGAGTTACACCATTGTCGTGGGAAAGCTCAACCCCGCGAAGCTGGCAAATTTTGCCGAGATTGAGGGTTGGGTTGTGGTCGGATGCTGGGAGAGCGGCTTGgtcgaagatgatgctggatACTGGAGGCCAGTCATCACACCGTTCGAGCTTGAGGTGGCCCTCATGAGCGAGGATGAACGGGTCTGGGGCGGCGAGTGGTGGGGTGGtatcgagaagcttggactCAACGACAAGCCTCAAGATGCGGTCAACGAGTCCAAGGTTACTGCCTTGCCAGAAGAGGATCAGTTTGACGATGTCGCTGgaggtgttgaaggagaagagtcTGCTCCCCCAGAGTTTGACATGCGTACCGGTaagctcatctcatcaggtCGACCTATGAGACTTCCAATTCGCAACGGCCCCTCTGCCGCCAACGCCACAGAGGCGATTAGCGACGGTGCCGCCGGTGCAGCTAAGCAGAATGATGCTCTTATCAAGCGCAGTGTTGGAGAATTGGCCAGCATCAACGGTGTCGCGAGTCCTGGAGCAGAGTTCCTTCGCTCTGGTCGCACATGGCAAGGATTGGGCACCGATTTCGACAATGAAGCTAGCACATTAGTCGAGCAGGGTCGAAGTGGTGTTGCTCGAGGCTATCAAGTTGGAGAATCGGACAAACATTAA
- a CDS encoding hypothetical protein (At least one base has a quality score < 10) → MGRELGQRNMCRDMMGELEAQMNSPLDFHGQKVVIRIAEQPWFNDNNSEDHNTEDHMPMQRVLWEFLERLEVWEPTMRPMEVSVVQTLATGTPELLDQDEKENGAAGPENEGQRRVLVLSCRAPGGRKFYNVIFKRPGSSRALKTELESHPKGYFTIIHLDMLLVHKRPRKSEPGTPRIYFQFVNQNKSEVIEEDLKAANKVAALLLLHGVQDVVIAPCPHARSAIETAATVLLSSGIRTVVTLAYHITEIDAGVFIRSLYIGYIHEKLPLEEAARAARRHLRGIEGDEKPICDFVALTYVNSDWLPSTTLSVDCKSPKQEQSHTNSLYGREHDIVHIESILLPGKPLPLLIYGMAGIGKTALLDHLCTW, encoded by the exons ATGGGGAGGGAACTGGGTCAGCGGAACATGTGTAGGGACATGATGGGTGAACTGGAGGCGCAGATGAACTCTCCATTGGACTTTCACGGACAAAAAGTAGTCATTCGTATTGCGGAGCAACCTTGGTTCAATGATAATAACTCTGAGGACCACAATACCGAGGATCACATGCCCATGCAACGGGTCCTTTGGGAGTTCCTCGAGCGGCTCGAGGTATGGGAACCTACGATGCGGCCGATGGAGGTCAGCGTGGTGCAAACACTTGCTACTGGCACTCCCGAACTTCTCGACCAGGACGAAAAAGAGAACGGAGCTGCTGGCCCGGAGAACGAAGGGCAAAGGAGGGTTCTTGTGCTGTCATGCCGTGCTCCTG GCGGCAGGAAATTCTACAACGTCATCTTTAAACGACCTGGATCTTCCCGCGCCCTGAAAACTGAGCTTGAATCCCACCCTAAAGGTTACTTCACCATCATTCATTTAGACATGCTGCTTGTCCACAAGCGCCCTCGAAAGTCTGAGCCCGGAACTCCTAGAATCTACTTCCAATTCGTCAACCAAAACAAGTCTGAAGTGATAGAGGAGGACCTGAAAGCGGCCAATAAAGTTGCCGcactgcttctgcttcatggTGTTCAGGATGTTGTCATTGCTCCCTGTCCACATGCCAGGTCCGCCATCGAGACGGCAGCTACAGTACTTTTGAGCAGTGGCATACGTACCGTGGTTACTTTGGCCTATCACATCACTGAAATTGATGCCGGGGTATTCATAAGATCACTCTACATTGGGTACATTCATGAGAAGCTCCCACTGGAGGAAGCGGCTCGAGCAGCTCGACGGCACTTGAGGGGAATCGAAGGCGATGAGAAGCCAATTTGTGATTTTGTGGCGTTGACGTATGTCAACTCAGACTGGCTTCCATCTACCACTTTGAGTGTTGACTGCAAGTCTCCCAAGCAGGAGCAGAGCCATACTAACTCTCTGTATGGGCGAGAACATGACATTGTCCATATAGAATCCATACTTTTGCCTGGAAAGCCGCTGCCGCTATTGATCTATGGAATGGCTGGCATTGGAAAGACGGCTCTGTTGGATCATTTATGTACATGGTGA